A stretch of DNA from Candidatus Pseudomonas phytovorans:
GAGACGGTCTACAGCAATGCCGGTGAGGTCAATTCAAGAGGTGTGGAACTCGACCTGACCGGCCAGCTCAGTGATCGCTGGAGTTTGATCGGCAGCTATGCCTTTACCGATGCCAAGGTGACGAAAGACCCTGACCTTGAGGGTAACCGCCTGCAGAACGTGGCCAAGCACACGGGCTCGTTATCGGCTGTCTACGACTTCGGCAGCCTGTTCGGTGGCGACAAGCTACGGTTCGGTGCAGGCGCACGCTACGTGGGTGAACGGGCAGGTAACTCGACCAACACCTTCGACCTGCCGTCGTACACCGTGGCCGATGCGTTTGCCACCTATGAGACCAAGCTCGACGAGCACAATGTCCGGCTGCAATTGAATGTGAAGAACCTGTTCGACAAGGTGTATTACAGCTCGGCGGTGAACCAGTACTTTGTGGCGATTGGCGATGCGCGGCAGGTGAGCTTGTCCAGCACCTTCGAGTTCTGAGTCGGCCTGTTCCGGCCTATTCGCGGCTAAAGCCGCTCCCACAGGTACAGCGCTGTCTTGGAGACTGCCGCGGTCCTGTGGGAGCGGCTTCAGCCGCGAATGGCCAAACGGTATTCTCCAGGTGTTGCACCCATCGCCTGGCGGAACCGGTTGCTGAAATGGCTGGCACTGGCAAACCCGCACACCAGGGCAATTTCCCCCAGTGGCATCACCCCCAGTTGCAGCAGCTGGCAGGCCCGGTGCAGTCGCCGGGCCAGCAGGTACTGGTGCGGCGGTAGCCCGAAACTGGTGCGGAACATGCGCGCAAAGTGGTATTCGGACAGGTTGCAGCGCAAGGCCAGTTCACCCAGGGTAATTGGCTGGTCCAGGTGCGCCTCGATGTAATCGACCAGTTGCCGGCGCAGGTTCGGCGCCAGCCCGCCTTTCAGGCGCAGGCCCTGGCGCAGGCCGACCTGGCTGAGCAGCGCATGGTCGACGATTTCGTGGGCCAGGCTGCTGGCCAGCAAGCGCTCGCCGGGTTCGTCCCATTTAAGGGTTATCAGTTGGCGAAAGCGCACGGCCTGTTGCGGGTCGTCGAGAAAGGTCGCTTCCTGTAACTGCAGCTCTCGCGGTTCGCGGTCGAGCAGGCGCACGCAACCCAAGCCGAACTGCGCTTCGCTGACATACAGGTGCGCCAGGCGTATCGCGCCATTGACCACCCAGTTCGACTCCTGCCCGGCCGGCATCACGCACAACTTGCCTGGCGCGCCCTTGTCGGCCGGCCGTTGGCGGCGGAAGGTGCCGGTGCCGTCGGCGATGTAGCACGACAGGGTGTGGTGGGTCGGCGCCTGATAGTCGCGGGCATCGTCGCGGTTGCTCCACAACGCCGCCGCCAGCCCGTCGCCCAGCTGCGCGCTCAGCTCCAGCCGCGCGTGGGGCGAGGCGTGCATGGCGTTGAACACTTGCAGTTGGGTGAGTGGCGTCATCAGCAGTTCCTCTGTAGCCCATCCTACTGCGCCTTGGGCGGGGTTACAGCCATTGGCGGGACAAATGCGCAAGTTTGTGCAAGCGCGCAGGTGTTGGACAGGAGAACACTGGAATGGCCGGCGAGGGCTGCGCCCTCGATCGCAGGCAAGCCAGCTCCTACAGGGACCGCGTCAACCTGTGGGAGCGGGCATGCCCGCGAAAAGTCGGGCACCGATCTTGAAAGGCCCAAGGAACCATCGCCATGAACCTGTCACTCTACCTGCTCACTGTCCTGATATGGGGCACCACCTGGATTGCCCTGAAGCTCCAGCTGGGCGTGGTCGCCATCCCGGTCTCGATTGTCTATCGCTTCGCCCTGGCCGGCCTCATCCTGTTCGCCATCCTGCTGCTCACCCGTCGCCTGCAACCCATGAACCGCCGTGGCCACCAGATCTGCCTGGCCCAGGGCTTGTGCCTGTTCTGCGTCAATTTCATGTGTTTCCTCACGGCCAGCCAGTGGATTGCCAGTGGCCTGATCGCTGTGGTGTTCTCCACTGCGACCCTGTGGAACGCACTTAACGCGCGGGTGTTCTTCGGGCAGAAGATCGCCGCCAACGTACTGGGCGGAGGTGCACTGGGCCTGCTTGGTCTCGGGCTGCTGTTCTGGCCAGAGCTGTCGCACCACGCGGCCAGCCGTGAAACCTTGTACGGCCTCGGCCTGGCGCTGCTCGGTACGCTGTGTTTCTCGGCGGGCAACATGCTGTCGAGCATGCAGCAAAAGGCCGGGCTCAAGCCCATGACCACCAATGCCTGGGGCATGGTCTACGGGGCTAGCATGCTGATGGTGTATTGCCTGTTCAGCGGCATTCCTTTCACCATGGAGTGGAACACCCGCTACATCGGTTCGCTGATGTATCTGGTGATCCCGGGTTCGGTGATCGGCTTCACGGCCTACCTGACCCTGGTCGGGCGCATGGGGCCAGAGCGGGCAGCCTATTGCACGGTGCTGTTCCCGTTGGTGGCGCTGAATGTGTCGGCGGTGGCCGAGGGGTATCAGTGGACGGCGCCGGCCCTGATGGGGTTGGTGGCGGTGATGGCGGGGAATGTGCTGGTGTTTCGCAAGCCCAAGGCCAAGGTGGCTGAGGGTGTTTTGGTGGCCAAATAGATAATCTGTTGCCCGCACCGGCCTCTTCGCGGGCTTGCCCGCTCCCACAGGTAAATCACAGCCCTCAAGACCTGTGCAGTACCTGTGGGAGCGGGCAAGCCCGCGAAGAGGCCGGTGCGGGCAGTAGAGAGCTATCAGCCTTTCCACACCTGTGGGTTCACCAGATCCTGCGGCCGCTCACCCAGCAGCGCCGCGCGCAGGTTGTCCATCGCGCGGTTGGCCATGGCCCCACGGGTTTCGGCAGTGGCCGAACCAATGTGCGGCAAGGTCAACGCATTGGGCAGTTTGAACAGCGGCGAATCGCTCAGCGGTTCTTTCTCGTACACATCCAGGCCTGCTCCGCGAATGGTGCCGTTCTGCAGCGCTTCGATCAGTGCGGCTTCATCGACCACCGGCCCACGGGCAATGTTGATCAGGAACCCGCTCGGCTTCATCAGTTTCAGCTCGCGGGTGCTGATCAGCTTGCGGGTGGCGTCGGACAACGGCACGACGATGACCACGAAATCCGCTTCGGCCAGCAGCTGCTCCAGGCTGCGGAACTGCGCGCCCAGCTCCTGTTCCAGCGCGGTCTTGCGGCTGTTGCCGCTGTACAGGATCGGCATGTTGAAACCGAAGCGGCCACGGCGAGCCACGGCGGCGCCAATGTTGCCCATGCCGACGATGCCCAGTGTCTTGCCATGCACATCGCTGCCGAAGTGGGCCGGGCCCACGGTGGCCTGCCAGTTGCCGGCCTTGGTCCAGGCATCCAGCTCGGCGGTGCGGCGCGCGCAGCCCATGATCAGCGAGAAACCCAGGTCGGCGGTGCTTTCGGTGAGCACGTCGGGGGTGTTGGTCAGGGCAATGCCGCGTTCGTTGA
This window harbors:
- a CDS encoding AraC family transcriptional regulator, which produces MTPLTQLQVFNAMHASPHARLELSAQLGDGLAAALWSNRDDARDYQAPTHHTLSCYIADGTGTFRRQRPADKGAPGKLCVMPAGQESNWVVNGAIRLAHLYVSEAQFGLGCVRLLDREPRELQLQEATFLDDPQQAVRFRQLITLKWDEPGERLLASSLAHEIVDHALLSQVGLRQGLRLKGGLAPNLRRQLVDYIEAHLDQPITLGELALRCNLSEYHFARMFRTSFGLPPHQYLLARRLHRACQLLQLGVMPLGEIALVCGFASASHFSNRFRQAMGATPGEYRLAIRG
- a CDS encoding DMT family transporter, with amino-acid sequence MNLSLYLLTVLIWGTTWIALKLQLGVVAIPVSIVYRFALAGLILFAILLLTRRLQPMNRRGHQICLAQGLCLFCVNFMCFLTASQWIASGLIAVVFSTATLWNALNARVFFGQKIAANVLGGGALGLLGLGLLFWPELSHHAASRETLYGLGLALLGTLCFSAGNMLSSMQQKAGLKPMTTNAWGMVYGASMLMVYCLFSGIPFTMEWNTRYIGSLMYLVIPGSVIGFTAYLTLVGRMGPERAAYCTVLFPLVALNVSAVAEGYQWTAPALMGLVAVMAGNVLVFRKPKAKVAEGVLVAK
- a CDS encoding D-glycerate dehydrogenase → MKKTVLAFSRITPAMAERLQQDFNVILPNPKLGDINAQFNEALPEAHGLIGVGRKLGRAQLEGAAKLEVVSSVSVGYDNYDLDYFNERGIALTNTPDVLTESTADLGFSLIMGCARRTAELDAWTKAGNWQATVGPAHFGSDVHGKTLGIVGMGNIGAAVARRGRFGFNMPILYSGNSRKTALEQELGAQFRSLEQLLAEADFVVIVVPLSDATRKLISTRELKLMKPSGFLINIARGPVVDEAALIEALQNGTIRGAGLDVYEKEPLSDSPLFKLPNALTLPHIGSATAETRGAMANRAMDNLRAALLGERPQDLVNPQVWKG